A stretch of Leptidea sinapis chromosome 36, ilLepSina1.1, whole genome shotgun sequence DNA encodes these proteins:
- the LOC126975603 gene encoding uncharacterized protein LOC126975603 isoform X1, with the protein MASKVFVCVCLCFQLVLCQFGFFPNNERQTRQPQFGFNQNFFPRRLSDTLSSILHINRGKPISNPDYILPTNKPANNNVRFPTQVPLAENNNDQSKVDGSSKRPLTFEDFFMNSNQPAIINNRPVNVGTHINSNGNIFGQSTADTGSSTNEPSFSSFITSDGKTIGPGGNGLITGQGSNAPAFGADVNGLTVGNKSDRPAFGANSNGLIMGENTNRPVFGDNTNGVVMGKNTDRPAFGANSNGLSTNGPAFGADSNGLIVGNKSDRPAFGANSNGLIIGEISNEPAFGANSNGLTNEASTNGPAFGADSNGFVMGEKFDEPAFGANSNGLIMGETPNGSAFDENIFTTTKETGLVDRNGPGAPSSTTLPTLTPVPASGSRNNFNFGSAGIFKETCKTVDGKDGTCVAIKGCEPFVKLLQQGVTSNVVRMLRQSACGFEGNDPKVCCPLPGIPEVPPTQAPITPEPTPAPAPEEPEDPKAAGKTAVDSDYLPALPVAPECGVSNASLSRVVGGIDAKLGDFPWMALLGYQSRGSTRWLCGGSLISHHHVLTAAHCIHNHETDLYVVRVGELDLAREDDGATPVDVLIKTKIKHENYDPMSFTNDIGLLVLQKDISFTELIQPICIPLEPELRTRSFENYNPLIAGWGDTEFRGPSASHLQVLQLPVVTNDECKQAYVKYQKQVIDERVLCAGFKKGGKDACQGDSGGPLMQPVWNPKTYKTYFFQIGVVSFGRKCAEAGFPGVYTRVTHFIPWLQQQLLGPQ; encoded by the exons ATGGCGTCAAAAGTGTTTGTATGTGTTTGTCTGTGTTTTCAACTAGTATTGTGTCAATTCG GTTTCTTTCCGAACAACGAGCGACAAACACGGCAACCCCAGTTCGGCTTTAATCAGAACTTCTTTCCTCGAAGACTAAGTGATACCCTTAGTtctattttacatattaatcgTGGAAAACCAATCAGCAATCCAGATTATATATTACCAACCAATAAACCCGCAAATAACAATGTACGTTTTCCGACACAAGTTCCTCTTGCGGAAAATAATAATGATCAATCTAAAGTTGATGGTAGCTCTAAAAGACCACTAACATTTGAGGATTTTTTCATGAATTCCAATCAGCCTGCAATTATCAATAATAGACCAGTTAATGTTGGAACACATATTAACTCAAATGGCAATATATTTGGCCAAAGTACTGCTGATACTGGATCATCGACAAACGAGCCCAGTTTTTCCAGCTTCATAACATCAGACGGAAAAACTATAGGACCTGGTGGAAATGGGCTAATAACGGGACAAGGCTCAAATGCACCAGCCTTTGGAGCTGATGTTAATGGACTCACAGTGGGAAACAAATCAGACAGGCCAGCATTTGGAGCAAATTCAAATGGATTAATCATGGGAGAAAATACAAATAGGCCAGTTTTTGGAGATAACACAAATGGGGTCGTAATGGGAAAAAATACAGATAGGCCAGCATTTGGTGCAAATTCAAATGGACTAAGCACAAACGGGCCAGCCTTTGGAGCTGATTCAAATGGACTGATAGTGGGAAACAAATCAGACAGGCCAGCATTTGGAGCAAATTCAAATGGACTAATCATTGGAGAGATATCAAACGAGCCAGCATTTGGAGCAAATTCAAATGGACTAACTAACGAAGCAAGCACAAATGGGCCAGCCTTTGGAGCTGACTCAAATGGATTCGTAATGGGAGAAAAATTTGACGAGCCAGCATTTGGAGCTAATTCAAATGGACTTATAATGGGAGAAACTCCAAATGGATCTGCGTTTGATGAAAACATCTTTACAACTACAAAAGAAACAGGGCTTGTTGACAGAAATGGACCTGGTGCACCATCATCGACGACTTTGCCAACCCTGACTCCAGTCCCCGCGTCAGGGTCACGAAATAATTTCAACTTTGGATCTGCCGGaatattta AAGAGACATGCAAAACAGTGGATGGGAAAGATGGAACCTGTGTCGCCATTAAGGGCTGTGAACCCTTCGTCAAGCTGCTTCAGCAGGGTGTCACCTCCAACGTGGTCAGAATGCTGCGGCAGTCCGCTTGTGGCTTCGAGGGAAACGATCCTAAG GTGTGCTGTCCTCTTCCGGGTATTCCTGAAGTTCCTCCGACGCAAGCGCCAATAACGCCTGAACCTACTCCGGCTCCAGCGCCCGAAGAACCAGAGGACCCTAAAGCAGCGGGAAAGACTGCGGTTGACAGCGACTACCTTCCGGCCCTCCCAGTGGCTCCCGAGTGCGGAGTCAGTAACGCCTCTCTGAGCAGGGTTGTAGGAGGAATTGATGCTAAGCTTG GTGATTTCCCCTGGATGGCTCTGTTGGGATACCAGAGCCGCGGGTCCACTCGATGGTTGTGCGGAGGCTCCCTCATCTCCCACCATCACGTACTGACTGCGGCGCATTGCATCCACAACCATGAAACAGACCT GTACGTGGTGAGGGTTGGGGAGTTAGACCTAGCGAGAGAGGACGACGGCGCCACTCCGGTGGACGTGCTCATCAAGACCAAGATCAAGCACGAGAACTATGACCCCATGTCCTTCACCAATGACATCGGGCTGCTGGTGCTCCAGAAGGATATCAGCTTCACAG AACTAATTCAACCAATATGTATACCCCTGGAACCTGAACTGAGGACCAGAAGCTTCGAGAACTACAACCCATTGATCGCTGGCTGGGGAGACACTGAGTTTC GTGGACCCTCAGCGTCGCACCTGCAAGTGCTTCAACTTCCAGTAGTGACCAACGATGAGTGCAAGCAGGCCTACGTGAAGTACCAGAAGCAGGTGATAGACGAGCGCGTGCTGTGCGCCGGATTCAAGAAGGGGGGAAAGGACGCGTGCCAGGGGGATAGCGGGGGACCGCTCATGCAACCAGTT TGGAACCCGAAGACCTACAAGACATATTTCTTCCAAATCGGCGTGGTGTCCTTTGGCCGCAAGTGCGCAGAGGCCGGGTTTCCTGGCGTCTACACCAGAGTCACTCACTTCATACCCTGGCTGCAACAACAACTTCTTGGTCCTCAGTAG
- the LOC126975603 gene encoding venom protease-like isoform X2, translating into MASKVFVCVCLCFQLVLCQFEETCKTVDGKDGTCVAIKGCEPFVKLLQQGVTSNVVRMLRQSACGFEGNDPKVCCPLPGIPEVPPTQAPITPEPTPAPAPEEPEDPKAAGKTAVDSDYLPALPVAPECGVSNASLSRVVGGIDAKLGDFPWMALLGYQSRGSTRWLCGGSLISHHHVLTAAHCIHNHETDLYVVRVGELDLAREDDGATPVDVLIKTKIKHENYDPMSFTNDIGLLVLQKDISFTELIQPICIPLEPELRTRSFENYNPLIAGWGDTEFRGPSASHLQVLQLPVVTNDECKQAYVKYQKQVIDERVLCAGFKKGGKDACQGDSGGPLMQPVWNPKTYKTYFFQIGVVSFGRKCAEAGFPGVYTRVTHFIPWLQQQLLGPQ; encoded by the exons ATGGCGTCAAAAGTGTTTGTATGTGTTTGTCTGTGTTTTCAACTAGTATTGTGTCAATTCG AAGAGACATGCAAAACAGTGGATGGGAAAGATGGAACCTGTGTCGCCATTAAGGGCTGTGAACCCTTCGTCAAGCTGCTTCAGCAGGGTGTCACCTCCAACGTGGTCAGAATGCTGCGGCAGTCCGCTTGTGGCTTCGAGGGAAACGATCCTAAG GTGTGCTGTCCTCTTCCGGGTATTCCTGAAGTTCCTCCGACGCAAGCGCCAATAACGCCTGAACCTACTCCGGCTCCAGCGCCCGAAGAACCAGAGGACCCTAAAGCAGCGGGAAAGACTGCGGTTGACAGCGACTACCTTCCGGCCCTCCCAGTGGCTCCCGAGTGCGGAGTCAGTAACGCCTCTCTGAGCAGGGTTGTAGGAGGAATTGATGCTAAGCTTG GTGATTTCCCCTGGATGGCTCTGTTGGGATACCAGAGCCGCGGGTCCACTCGATGGTTGTGCGGAGGCTCCCTCATCTCCCACCATCACGTACTGACTGCGGCGCATTGCATCCACAACCATGAAACAGACCT GTACGTGGTGAGGGTTGGGGAGTTAGACCTAGCGAGAGAGGACGACGGCGCCACTCCGGTGGACGTGCTCATCAAGACCAAGATCAAGCACGAGAACTATGACCCCATGTCCTTCACCAATGACATCGGGCTGCTGGTGCTCCAGAAGGATATCAGCTTCACAG AACTAATTCAACCAATATGTATACCCCTGGAACCTGAACTGAGGACCAGAAGCTTCGAGAACTACAACCCATTGATCGCTGGCTGGGGAGACACTGAGTTTC GTGGACCCTCAGCGTCGCACCTGCAAGTGCTTCAACTTCCAGTAGTGACCAACGATGAGTGCAAGCAGGCCTACGTGAAGTACCAGAAGCAGGTGATAGACGAGCGCGTGCTGTGCGCCGGATTCAAGAAGGGGGGAAAGGACGCGTGCCAGGGGGATAGCGGGGGACCGCTCATGCAACCAGTT TGGAACCCGAAGACCTACAAGACATATTTCTTCCAAATCGGCGTGGTGTCCTTTGGCCGCAAGTGCGCAGAGGCCGGGTTTCCTGGCGTCTACACCAGAGTCACTCACTTCATACCCTGGCTGCAACAACAACTTCTTGGTCCTCAGTAG